The genomic region AGCCCACATGCTCGGCCTGGAAACCCGCTACCCGATCCCCAAGCCACGCAAGACCGTGCCCCAGAAGCGCACGCTGATGCCGTTGCTGGCCAATGGCGAGGGCGCGATCCTGCTTTACCGTCGCCCTTCCACGGGCCTGTGGGGCGGTTTGTGGAGCTTGCCCGAGCTGGATGACCTGAGCGATCTGGAGCACCTGGCCAACCAGCACTCGCTGGCGCTGGGCGAGCAACAGGAACTGCCGAGCCTGATCCACACCTTCAGCCACTTCCAACTGGCTATCGAACCCTGGCTGGTCCAGGTCCAGGAGTCTGCCCATCACGTGGCCGAGGCTGACTGGCTCTGGTATAACCTCGCCACCCCGCCGCGCCTGGGCCTTGCCGCCCCGGTGAAAAAACTGCTGAAGCGCGCGGCTGAAGTATTGAACGCAGGAGTTCCGTCATGACCCGCACCATCATCTGCCGCAAGTACCACGAAGAACTGCCCGCCCTGGAGCGCGCCCCGTTCCCTGGCGCCAAGGGCCAGGACATTTTTGACAACGTCTCCGCCAAGGCCTGGGCTGACTGGCAAAAGCACCAGACCCTGCTGATCAACGAAAAACGCCTGAACATGATGAACGCCGAAGACCGCAAATACCTGCAGGGCGAGATGGACAAGTTTTTTTCCGGCGAAGATTACGCCAAGGCCGACGGCTACGTGCCACCTGCTGAATAATTGATCAAATGTGGGGGTTGGCCCGTAAGCGACGGTAATAATTAAATATTTTTTGAAAACTTGCTTGACGACCCCCTGAAAAACCCGTTTAATGCGCCCCGTTGCCCAGATAGCTCAGTCGGTAGAGCAGGGGATTGAAAATCCCCGTGTCGGCGGTTCGATTCCGTCTCTGGGCACCAC from Pseudomonas yamanorum harbors:
- a CDS encoding oxidative damage protection protein, whose protein sequence is MTRTIICRKYHEELPALERAPFPGAKGQDIFDNVSAKAWADWQKHQTLLINEKRLNMMNAEDRKYLQGEMDKFFSGEDYAKADGYVPPAE